The genomic interval ATCGTCTGAGCGGCCTTGCGTAAGCTGCCCTCTCCTTGTTAAAAGATCACATTTTGAGCATTCACTCGCTGGTGTTGGATCaaaggcagttgcttgaagggaTGCTGCGTCCCTTTCTTGTCAGTCAACTAGAAACAATCGGTGTCCCCTTCTCCATGGGGCGTCCCTGCCAGGTGCCGGAGCCGCTGACTGCTCCCACCTGCCTTGATGGGCACCGTGGCCTTTCCATCGTGCTGTGCCGCCATGTGCTGTGCCGAGAGAATCATTTAATCAAAGGCAGATGGTTCTTTTGGTGTGAAAGCTGGGTGGATTGGATTTTGTTCTTTGTGATGAGCTCCTGACTAGCCCTGGGTATGGGGCTTCTCCCCAGACTGCAGTTCTCCTCCTCCGCATCGATGACATTGTTTCGGGGCACAAAAAGAAGGGTGATGATCAAAGCAAGCAGCCCGCTGCGCCGGAGGCAGCCCAGGAATAAGGGGTTGAGTCGCCGCTGGGAAGAACCGGGCACCTCGGACTCGACTGGGAAGAGCCTGACGAAGCAACCCTGTCCTGAGGCTGAGCTGGGGAAATGTTTGTCACGAGTctgggggagggatgggggggggggggggaaacccacaGAGGTGGGGAGAGGGCTGATGGGTCGTGTAAGTGCCCCTGCTCCGGGTGGACATACTGATGCTAATTTAAGTCTCTGGACCGTAACATCTCCTTACCGTTTGCCTCAAAAATAAACCGCCTCCTTTCAGCCCCTCTGCGTGATTAATGCAGGTCGGGGGGAGGGCGCAGGGCCGGGTGCTGCTGGGAGGGTTAATGGTGCGGGCCTGGGttggcccggggaggggaggggacaccCCCCGCGGCCGCTGGCACGACCTTCTCCACCCCCAAAATCTTTCTGGAGGGCGGCGGCTCCTTTAAGAGTCTCCCGCGAGGCgccttaaggggggggggggggggcaggtctCCGAGCGGTCACGTGAGCGGGTGGGATCGCAACATGGCGGCAAGCGTGCAGCTGCTGGCGGCGTTgctggcggcgggcggccgggggggcgcggggcccggcggggccgggggtggcCGGCAGGTGAgcgggggcagcggggacggGAGGTGACGGGCGGTAGTGGGGGGCACCGGGTCTCGGAGCGCCCGCCACGGTCTCCAGCCTCTGGTCTGGGACTCCTCCCGTTCCCTCTGCGTTGCGACCCGTGGGTGGGACCGGGCCGGGCCCTCGCGTAACCCGCCTTCCCCCGTGGAGCGCCCGGGGGGAAGCCTcggaggcctgatcctgctcggagcagggggctgggctggagccctCCCGCGATCCCGCCCGGCCCCAGCGATGCCGATGCTGCGGCCCAAACGCTCGGggtttggggaggagaggggcttcCTCGGGTCTCCCTGCCCCCGCGCCAAGCAAATCCCACCCCCGGGGTTCAGGCCAGAGCTGGAGGGAACCTGCCCTTCCCTCCGTCTTGCCACACAGGACGCTGTGCGTCACCCGTGTCTGGGGAccctctgctgccagcccctgTCCTGCTGCCACGCATCCCGGTGCCACCCGCCTCTGTCCCTTGTCTCCCCACTGTGTCCCGATCCGGTGGGAGCACGATGGCTGTGGGCAGGGAAGTGGCTCGCTGCCCGAAAGCTGTTCCGAAACAGCCGGATGCGAAATGCTGACCGAGCTCGTTTAGCAACACTTGGGCCACGGCAGGGCTTCGTTGCCTGCAGAGCCCGCAGGGAAGCCGAGGCAGCTCACGTGCCCGTGTCTAACCAGACCGGGGCTGCCTGCCCCACAGGAAGCCGTGCATTTGGAATTGTCCCGCGCTGGGTAGGACCGAGTCCCCTTGAGACCTGTCCTCCCTCTGCAGGTGTCGATGCAGTACAACCCTGGCTGGAACAACTCCTCTGTCAACCTGCTTCATGTGCGGGCGGTTGGGCCCAGTGACACCCTGCACTACATCTGGAGCAGTATTGGGGCCCCCACGGTGCTGCTCGTGGCTACAGCGAGCAGGAGCAGCACCCTGTGCGTCAACTGGACCCAGCTGCTCTCGCCCACTCCTGCAGGCGCCATCTGGATCGACCCTCCCAGCAGTGTTGTCTACTCCACTGCCGTTGTCTTCACCAAGGTACCACTGAGGAAGGTGGCCCTGCTCCGGGAGAGCTGCCCTGTGGCGGAGGGAGCGCGGGGGGTTGTTTGGGGCAGAGCAGGTCCATTGGCAGCTTTCCCAGCTGCAGCGAAATGGCCCCTTGTGTGTCCTACCCTGGTTGTCTCTGCCTTGAGCTGCGATGGTGCCTTGAGATGTTTGGCCAAGGCAGCTCCTTCCTATCCCTGGTGGCAGTGGCAGCCCGGTGCACGGCAGCCCGGGGACCGTAGCACAAAGTGGTGGTGTGCGCGGCACCTGCTGTTggctcccagcccctctccccttccttctccctagGTGTTTGAGTACAGCGAGGCCAAAACGCTAGAAGAGCTCTTCTACCCCACATACGACCTGTCTGACTTTTCCTGGGACAGCGTCAATCACACCCTGAACCACACGGCCCTGACGGCTGAGTTCACAGGCATCCCAGCCACTGACCCCAGTGGCAGCTTCTCCAACGGCAGCCTGGCATTTCGGGTAAGTCCACAGGGGCAGAGAACGAGTATATACTGCGCTGGGATGTTGTAGGGAGAACACAGTGAATATCGTGTCCAAAGCACCTTCTAGAGAGGGAATGTTGCTCCTTGGTGTCCCAACCGGTGATCGTGCTGTCCCTCTGACCTGTGTCCCTTGCAGGTGACAGCCTACGAGGCCAGTGGCCGTGACgggcccctgcccagcctcctgcaCACGGCAAACAGCTCTAAAGTGGAGTTTGTCCTGGCTGGGGTGGCGCCGCGGGGCAACAGCTCCCGATTTGTGCTGGAGTTGGCCACGGTGGAGGAGACAGGGGTGGTGCAGAAGCTGCGCTCGACACGCTCCATCGACGATGAGTACACTCCCACCATCTTCGAGGTAAGTGTGGGGTGAGCATGGGGCCTGGGGACATCCCCTGCTGCAGGAACGAGGGTGAGCGGGATCTGGAGCAAGCAGCCTGGGCAACCCGTGGCTCCCCGCTATGGCTCACCCTGGCATGAAGACCATCTGCTGTCCTCACTTCACCGCCGGTTCCTCTCCCTCCACCAGATGCTCTCCCTGGTAGCCAAGTCCCAAAATGACAGCTCCACGCTCAGCTTCCTGCAGTGGAAGGCGACAGCCTACGGCTCCCAGACCCCCGGACGCGAAGACAGCATCCAGTGCCGGTCTCGCGGCCTGCAAGCAGCCAACTGGACCCTGCCCATGTCCGGCATTGTCCACGCCTACTTTGGGGAGGGTGTAGGCAGCACCTACACCGTCAGTGCCATCAATATCTCTTTTGGGGGAGAGGACGGAAAGGTTTACCAGGAGAAGCGCTACCTCAGCTGGTGAGTGGGCTCCATTGTGCATGAAATTATGCTCTCCCAGCCACTAATAACTTGCAGTTTGGGGAACTGCTGTGTTAGAGGGTTTCTCTAATAACTTGTCTCCTTTCAAAAGTCCGTGTTTTCTTGTGATCCCACAGCAAGGAGTTTTGCAGTTTATTGGCACATTCCTTCACCCCTCCCCCAGTCTGGGAGACCCTCTCCTGCCGCACGCGGGATCCTGCCAAGAAATCTTGATCAGACCCTGTCGGGGTAGAAAGCCCCAGATATTCCACCCGTGGGACACAGCTGGTCCCCATCTCCATGGCTGATTTGTCTCATCCCCTCCTGCAGGTCGGCGCTGCTGGGATTTGGGCAGCCCCCCAAGGACACCTTCTCCCCCCTCGTCATCTCCATCATGGCCGTGGCACTGGGCACCCCCATGGTGATGCTCCTGGTGGGCAGCTGCGTGGTCCTCTTTGCTCAGAGGAAACGCTACTCTGAGTATGAGCCCATCAACTGAATGGGACGGTCCTTGGAGAGACCCCCGGGATCGTTCTTGTCGCCAGGAAACGACCGCGGCTGCTGCAGGGGCTCCAATGCCTGCAATCTCCTCTTTGTCCTCCGCTCCGTCCCTGCAGTCCAGGCTCAGAGGGGACCAGGGCAACGTTTGCAACAGTTGCCCACGTCGAGTATCCCTCTTGTCTTGCTCCCTCCTACTGCCCAGATCCTGCACCTGATTAcacttcttttgctgttttttcctgatcCATCCAGCCAAGGGAAGTGACTG from Aptenodytes patagonicus chromosome 26, bAptPat1.pri.cur, whole genome shotgun sequence carries:
- the GLMP gene encoding glycosylated lysosomal membrane protein, which produces MAASVQLLAALLAAGGRGGAGPGGAGGGRQVSMQYNPGWNNSSVNLLHVRAVGPSDTLHYIWSSIGAPTVLLVATASRSSTLCVNWTQLLSPTPAGAIWIDPPSSVVYSTAVVFTKVFEYSEAKTLEELFYPTYDLSDFSWDSVNHTLNHTALTAEFTGIPATDPSGSFSNGSLAFRVTAYEASGRDGPLPSLLHTANSSKVEFVLAGVAPRGNSSRFVLELATVEETGVVQKLRSTRSIDDEYTPTIFEMLSLVAKSQNDSSTLSFLQWKATAYGSQTPGREDSIQCRSRGLQAANWTLPMSGIVHAYFGEGVGSTYTVSAINISFGGEDGKVYQEKRYLSWSALLGFGQPPKDTFSPLVISIMAVALGTPMVMLLVGSCVVLFAQRKRYSEYEPIN